In Glandiceps talaboti chromosome 6, keGlaTala1.1, whole genome shotgun sequence, one DNA window encodes the following:
- the LOC144437038 gene encoding ATP-binding cassette sub-family C member 5-like: MADKATNTNKTSSSDGDIIDQNDSTPRHEEIEYSGVGARTYSYAEALQCHDFDLSASTQGGGIHFGLLGISVSKVNTEYTSKNENLPIGSVGILSYLFLTWLTPLVKKAYKQGLKMDNLWKCAKNESAEYTSTRMDQLWKEELQKNGKEKASMVTVFAKSSKTQLFLSIMGLLCFDVCYVISTVIMHALLVYVQGEEYNLPYAIWLCFALLTSQAITAVAANMFWMTGVTYGIRVRSGMIALIYKKILRLRNVQDKTVGEIVNLSTNDSMRLFEACRMVTFLIGGFVLMLLCIFCATYILGPAALVGSTLFLLSYPLQVISSKFVTYFRIRTIKITDRRVRMINEMITCVKLIKMYAWEKPFASKIAGIRKKEKTLLLKAGVIQSINESWNPLLQVGAVILIFSIYIYMGNDLTPAMAYTVITLFALTRAMLLVFPILIKNLAESFVAADRLKNLLLMEELQPYESKPFDDDVAVDITMATFAWDKQEKEQSKEERKLMEEEKMMMTERIEEDSEFSNGVPILFDINLKLKKGQLIGICGSVGSGKSSLISAILAQTQLISGEVAIDGSIAYVSQQAWITNTTLKENILFGNCYDKTMYEDAVFAACLQEDIHKLPSGDDTEIGERGINLSGGQKQRVSLARALYANRDIYLLDDPLSAVDTRVGKHIFNIYVKGGLSGKSVLFITHQLQYLSGCDHILMMKNGRIVENGHHDELMKSGGQYATLIDTFHADERSDKSDDVCSQKRSDEGLNMYSHLDSSECKNNHKSTLVHTPIALGNVTRSMSDFNNQYREKYNSASSLESRTSIVNEDHNAVINTHGMVDGRLMTEEEKREGDVSWKTYHCYIKEAGGYGVAFVVLFLFLASGGCITATSWWLGYWITQGNVQVTNSTTNYTETLVSVNLAENTDVPYFVTVYVGILAAVLVFTVLKCLFYVAVSLKASSKLHDKVFQQVFHSPMSFFDTTPSGRILNRFSQDQDQVDVQLRELMQKMLDNMTLMFFNCLSIIIVFPWFLLACIPFAILFILCYKYFHHAVRDCKRLENISRSPWISHITATVQGLPVIQAFSKQNYFEQKFDDLLDTNTVAFYTFSLCSRWVGIRLDIIAICTAVFTAILTISTHGQIPPSYAGIALSSSILFVGFFQYAVRLTVELQARFTSVERINYYIQNLIPEAPPILLDQRPPEHWPQEGKLQVKNLKMSYRNNLPMALRGVNFKVKSMEKIGIVGRTGAGKSSIGVSLFRLVEAMSGSIYIDDINISTIGLQDLRSRLSVIPQDPVLFVGSIRYNLDPFDQYSDLEIWTALEKCFLKNTIIELKDKLASPLVENGENFSVGERQLICMARALLRHTKILLLDEATAAIDTETDSLIQQTIRDAFKDCTMLIIAHRLNTVLNCDKILVMDDGKILEFDTPSALLANHNSQFSRMMAVSEKTNQYLA, translated from the exons ATGGCTGACAAGGCTACAAATACGAATAAAACGTCATCCAGTGATGGGGATATCATTGATCAAAATGATTCTACGCCTCGTCATGAAGAAATTGAATATTCTGGAGTAGGAGCTAGAACATATTCTTATGCTGAGGCACTTCAATGTCATGACTTTGATTTATCAGCATCAACACAAGGAGGTGGCATTCATTTTGGGCTGCTAGGAATAAGTGTTTCCAAGGTTAATACAGAATATACAAG taaaaatgaaaatctaCCGATCGGAAGTGTGGGCATCCTTTCATATCTTTTCTTGACCTGGTTAACTCCTCTGGTGAAGAAAGCTTACAAGCAAGGGTTGAAAATGGATAACCTGTGGAAATGTGCAAAGAATGAGTCAGCAGAATACACATCCACAAG AATGGACCAGCTGTGGAAGGAAGAGCTTCAGAAGAATGGAAAAGAAAAAGCCTCTATGGTGACTGTGTTTGCAAAATCTTCCAAAACTCAACTGTTTCTTTCTATAATGGGTCTTCTCTGCTTTGATGTGTGCTATGTGATAAGTACA GTGATAATGCATGCTTTATTGGTATACGTTCAGGGTGAAGAGTATAACTTGCCATATGCAATATGGTTATGTTTTGCATTATTAACGTCACAGGCGATCACAGCTGTAGCAGCCAATATGTTTTGGATGACAGGAGTTACATATGGGATAAGAGTTCGAAGTGGAATGATAGCCCTAATTTACAAAAAGATTCTCAGACTTCGAAATGTGCAAGACAAGACAGTTGGAGAG ATCGTTAATCTGTCGACAAATGATAGTATGCGCCTCTTTGAAGCGTGTAGGATGGTTACTTTCCTTATTGGTGGATTTGTCTTGATGcttctttgtattttttgtgCTACTTATATCCTTGGACCTGCGGCTTTAGTTGGCAgtactttatttttgttatccTATCCATTACAG GTCATTTCATCCAAGTTTGTGACGTATTTCAGAATAAGGACAATTAAAATAACAGACAGGAGAGTTCGTATGATCAATGAAATGATCACTTGCGTCAAGCTTATAAAGATGTATGCATGGGAAAAACCATTTGCCAGCAAAATAGCAG gtataagaaaaaaagagaaaacattATTGCTAAAAGCAGGTGTCATTCAAAGCATAAATGAATCTTGGAATCCATTGCTGCAAGTTGGAGcagttattttaatttttagtaTCTACATTTACATGGGAAATGACCTCACTCCAGCCATG GCATATACTGTGATTACTCTGTTTGCACTGACAAGGGCCATGTTACTGGTGTTCCCAATCCTTATTAAAAAtttagcagaaagttttgttgCTGCTGATCGTCTCAAA AATCTTCTATTAATGGAGGAACTACAGCCTTATGAAAGTAAGCCATTTGATGATGATGTAGCAGTAGACATCACCATGGCTACCTTTGCATGGGATAAACAGGAGAAGGAACAAAGCAAAGAGGAGAGGAAATTgatggaagaagaaaaaatgatGATGACAGAGAGAATTGAGGAAGACAGCGAATTTAGTAACGGTGTTCCAATTCTCTTTGATATCAATTTAAAGCTGAAAAAG GGTCAGTTAATAGGAATTTGTGGTAGTGTTGGCAGTGGCAAGTCATCCCTGATTTCAGCCATATTAGCTCAGACACAATTGATATCAGGTGAAGTCGCCATTGATGGTTCTATAGCCTATGTATCACAGCAGGCATGGATCACCAACACAACATTGAAGGAAAATATCTTATTTGGAAACTGTTATGATAAAACGATGTACGAAGACGCTGTGTTTGCTGCATGTTTACAAGAAGATATACATAAACTACCTTCTGGTGATGACACAGAg ATTGGAGAGAGGGGCATCAATCTCAGTGGTGGACAGAAGCAGAGAGTTAGTCTTGCCAGAGCCCTTTATGCCAATCGTGACATTTACCTCTTAGATGATCCTTTGAGTGCTGTGGATACACGTGTTGGAAAGCACATCTTTAATATATATGTCAAAGGTGGCCTTTCTGGGAAAAGTGTGTTGTTTATAACACATCAGTTACAG TATCTCAGTGGTTGTGATCACATCCTTATGATGAAAAATGGAAGAATTGTAGAAAATGGCCATCATGATGAGTTGATGAAGTCAGGTGGACAGTATGCTACTTTGATTGACACCTTCCATGCCGATGAAAGATCAGACAAAAGTGATGATGTTTGCTCACAAAAGCGTTCTGACGAGGGTCTCAACATGTATAGCCATCTAGATTCCTCAGAGTGCAAAAACAATCATAAAAGCACCCTAGTTCATACACCAATTGCCCTTGGAAATGTCACCAGAAGTATGAGTGATTTTAATAACCAGTATAGAGAGAAATACAACAGTGCAAGCTCTTTAGAAAGCAGAACGAGTATCGTAAATGAAGACCACAATGCAGTGATCAATACCCATGGAATGGTAGATG GGAGATTAATGACAGAGGAAGAAAAGAGAGAAGGAGATGTCAGCTGGAAGACATATCATTGTTATATTAAGGAAGCAGGGGGCTATGGTGTTGCTTTTGTAGTGTTATTCCTGTTTCTAGCAAGTGGTGGATGCATTACTGCAACGAGTTGGTGGCTGGGATATTGGATTACTCAGGGTAATGTACAA GTTACCAATTCAACAACTAATTATACAGAAACATTGGTCAGTGTTAATCTTGCTGAGAACACAGATGTGCCTTACTTTGTGACTGTATATGTTGGTATTTTGGCTGCTGTCCTCGTTTTCACAGTCCTCAAATGTTTATTCTATGTTGCG GTTTCATTGAAGGCATCAAGTAAACTTCATGACAAAGTTTTCCAGCAAGTGTTTCACAGTCCAATGAGTTTCTTTGACACAACTCCATCAGGTAGAATTCTGAATAGATTCTCTCAAGATCAAGATCAAG TGGATGTACAGTTACGTGAATTGATGCAAAAGATGTTGGACAATATGACACTGATGTTCTTCAACTGTTTGTCTATAATCATTGTCTTCCCTTGGTTCTTGTTGGCTTGTATACCATTTGCTATTCTCTTCATCCTTTGCTACAAGTACTTCCACCATGCTGTACGTGATTGCAAGAGACTTGAAAACATTAGTCGATCTCCATGGATATCACACATCACAGCCACAGTGCAGGGTCTACCTGTTATCCAAGCATTTAGCAAACAAAATTATTTCGAACAAAA ATTTGATGATCTTTTAGACACTAATACAGTGGCCTTCTACACATTCTCGTTATGTAGTCGTTGGGTCGGTATACGATTAGATATAATAGCCATATGCACTGCAGTTTTCACAGCAATATTGACAATATCAACACATGGACAAATTCCTCCTTCATATGCTGGAATAGCCTTATCATCCTCAATACTT TTTGTAGGCTTCTTTCAGTATGCAGTCCGACTAACTGTAGAACTTCAAGCCAGATTTACATCGGTGGAAAGAATCAATTATTATATACAG AACTTAATTCCAGAAGCTCCTCCAATATTGCTTGACCAAAGACCACCAGAACACTGGCCACAAGAAGGAAAACTTCAAGTCAAGAATTTAAAAATGAGTTACAGAAACAATCTTCCTATGGCACTCAGAGGAGTCAATTTTAAAGTGAAATCCATGGAGAAGATTGGAATTGTGGGAAGGACTGGTGCAG GGAAGTCATCTATTGGTGTGAGTCTATTTCGTCTTGTGGAGGCAATGTCAGGATCAATCTACATAGATGATATCAACATTAGTACCATAGGATTACAAGACTTAAGGTCAAGATTGTCTGTCATTCCTCAAGATCCAGTATTGTTTGTTGGAAGTATCAG ATATAATTTGGATCCTTTTGATCAATACTCAGATTTAGAAATATGGACTGCACTCGAGAAATGTTTCTTGAAAAATACG ATTATAGAACTCAAGGATAAATTGGCATCTCCTCTAGTAGAGAACGGTGAAAACTTTTCCGTTGGTGAGAGGCAGTTGATCTGTATGGCCAGGGCACTCTTAAGACACACCAAG